In the Paenibacillus sp. FSL H7-0357 genome, one interval contains:
- a CDS encoding YjcZ family sporulation protein has protein sequence MSEEVRGGYGHPGFTSTGAILVLFILLVIISRSLFI, from the coding sequence ATGAGCGAAGAAGTAAGAGGCGGATACGGACACCCTGGATTTACAAGCACAGGTGCAATTTTGGTTCTCTTTATCCTGCTGGTTATCATCAGCCGTTCACTCTTTATCTAA